TACGAGAAATCGATATCTCAAAGGGTAATACTCGCTTTTGTACCTTTTCCAGAATTGAACCAGAAGCAGAGAAACTGTTTAAGATCATCCCAACATTAAGCAGTGTCGCTTCTACAACAGAACTAATAGAAAACTTAGCAAGCCTATTTTGTGAACTCAATTTACTTCACCCGTTCAGAGAGGGCAATGGCCGAACATTACGATTCTTTTTTGAGGAATTACTCTTCGTTTTGGGGTATGAAGTAAGGTGGCCGCAACTAACTCAGCAAGACTGGATAAATGCAAATGTTGCCGGAGTATATCTCGATCTTAAGCCTCTAATCGCTATTTTTAAAGAGGCAATACTTCCTCAATGAAATCTTGTTTTAATGCATACGTATGCAAATGGTAATCTGAGTCTTTCCTGATGTGGGATGAAAAGAAATGGGAGTTATCGTGCTCCCCTTCCCGGAGAGGTGTTATTAGAAAAATTATCGCCCCGTAGAGGATAACCTAGACACCGTCCTCTGAGATTCTCTACTTCTCCAGAAAAGGTCCTTTGATAGCCCGGAATCATTCTGCAAAATCGCGAGATCTTTCGGTTTCGACTCCGGTTTGATCGTGACCTCCTCTCGACACCCCGAACAGGACAGTTCCGGGTGTTCTGACTCCATTAGGGACAAAAGCGAGCCAGCTACCATGAACACAATCTACCTATCGAGCGAGATCTGATTTATCAAATCAAAAAATCACTGTTTTCTAGCGGCAGCTAACCAACAGTGATACCTTGCCTGAAAACAATAAATGAACTATTGTGTGTACATAGTTTTGTACAATTAAGAGTCTGATATGAGCCGTATACATTTCGATAAAGACATACAACCGTTGTCAGAATTTCGCGCTGGCGTAACCTCATTTATAAAGCAAATAAACGAAACTCGACGTCCATTGGTAATCACTCAACGTGGTAAAGGTGTTGCAGTGGTACTTGATGTCGCTGAATATGAAGCCATGCAAGAGAAAATCGAGCTATTGGAAGAAATGCGTACCGCTGAAGCTCAATTAGCATCTGGCCTGAGTGTTTCTAATGAAGATGCACGAGCTCAAGTATTAGGACGTATTAAAGAATGAAGGTAGTTTGGTCCCCTTTGGCATTACAAAAATTAGGCGATGCAGCCGAATTTATCTCATTGGACAATCCATCAGCAGCCAGGAAGTGGGTGGATGAAGTCTTTGATAAAGCTGAATTACTTGCTTCGATGCCAGAGATGGGGCGTATGGTTCCTGAAATGCCGAATACAAACTATCGGGAAGTTATATTCGGTCATTACAGGATCATTTACAGCATAAGCCATGAGATTCGGGTATTAACTGTTCGTAATTGTCGCCAAATTCTTACGGATGATGCTCTTTAGCTCCATCCATATCGCTTACTCACTTATTTAAGACCGATAAGTACAAGGCAATATTTATCAGCCGTAAATTTTTCTAACTCGCTTTCCGGCGAAAGCGAGTTAGAAAGACCTGATTGTTGCAGGCTAGTTATCTTTGGTTAACTATCTGCCGAACTAACAAACGCGTCCATGGCTTTCCATCCGGAGTAAACTTTTCCATCTGATTTAACCTATCAGCAATCTGCTGGTGGAACATGCCTTGTGAATGCCATTGCTTTGCCAGAATTACTGCAGAATCTTCTATCTCTTGGACCTCTGTGAGTACAGAAACATCGGCTACTGTACTCACATCAGGAACTGCTGTGCTTCTGGTCAGTGCGCACATTTCAGATATTTGGTGTGTGTTTGCTATCTTTTCCCTACATGCATTTTTTACCCACTGAGAAAAGCTTATGTCATCAGGCTTAACTTCATGAATATCAGCCAATAACTCATGCTCAAACCGTATGTTTTTTTTCGCTGATTGGCGGTTAGTATTGCTGTTCAGTACAACGACTATTTTCTTCATGGGCGCACATCAATTTAAGATAACAAGAAAGAGTGTGCGCACGATTCGGACTTGAACTGTGCGCACAGCTTGGATGGTTCACCTTTAGTGAAGGATGGTTTTAATCGAAATATCGATTCGTGATTCAAGCGCAGCCAAAATCCATACAGAATCTCGTGCTTCAGGGTTGTTTAAGCACTGGTGCAGTACGCGAATTACGCCATCAGTTACGTAACACAAAAACTGATGTTCACGCTTGTGCTTCTTCGGGAAAAGAGATGTTCTTTCACGTATCAGCATATAGATATCTTCACGAAAACCATCAATATCATCGTGGTCCATTGTCTTAAATGATGCCTGTTGGATTACATCAAAACAGAGGCTGGTGCAGTGAATCGCTAGAGGTGAATATTTCATGCTTCACCTCCTGTTTCCAAAAAGCGTTCGAACGCACTACCGTCACGTCTGGTCAGGTTAGGCACATAACGAGAGTAAACCCGGAACAACATAGTCGTTGTAGTATGTCCCATCTGATTAGCAATCCATTCGGGAGCCTCTCCGGACGCAAGCAGTAATGTCGCATAAGTATGTCGTGTCTGGTACGGGTTGCGAGGCCTCAATTTAGCTCTGCGTAGGGTAGGGTACCAAATGGACTTAGACACAGTCTGATAGTTCAACGGAAGCCGCTTATCGTTGGTAAAGACGTACTTATCTTTAAGGTAAGCTGTCTTTTTATGTTCCCTGAGCGCTTCAGCGACTCTGTCTGTCAGCATAACCACCCGGTAAGAGCCTTCTGTTTTTACGTCGGAAAGCTCACCGCGAACAAGGCTTTGGTTAACCGTAATTGTTTTGTTGTCCAGATTAACGTCTTTCCACATTAGTCCGTCGATCTCACCGGTTCTAAGACCGGTGAAGAAACGAGTTATGTAGTACGGCTTGTACTTTTCCGGTGCATGGGCAATAACCTGTTCAACTTCTTGTAAGTTAAACGGGTCAACTTCTGTGCGACCTACTTTTAATGCCTTGATATTCTTCCATGGAGAAGTAAAATCGTATCGATCAGCGGCTTCATTCAACATCACTCTTAGTGGTGTCATGATATGATTGATGCGTGAAGGGCTTAACTCTTTACCTTTTCGACCTGGGACTTTGGCGAGTGTAGATCGAAAGCTTAAGATTTGTTGTTTAGTGATGGCGCTGATCTTCTTATTACCAAACATCGGAATGATGTACTTGTTTAGGATGCCTTCCACATCTTGGTAATGGCCTTTACGCCATTCGATTTTCTTTTCAGATAGCCAGATTTCAGCAAATTCATGAAGTTTTGGAGAATCTGTCGCTTCGAAATATGCTTTTGCCTGACGTTTACGCTCATCAACTTGTGCAAATTTAGCTACAAGTTTGCTTTCCGGAAAGTATTTTGCGTAGTCAAAGCTTCCTACCATAATTTCCGCTTCAATAACCTTCAGCAGGCGATTAACGCGATTACGGTTTGCCTTTGTATCTGAAAGTTTGGTGTACTCTCGGCAGCGGTGCCCTTTATATCTGAAGTCGAGAAAGAGGCGACCTCCACGTGAATTAATACTACCCATGATATTGCTCCTTAGTGCCCTAATAAAATGGAATCGGTTGAGACGCCATTAAGCATTTCTTCTTCAACACGTTCCCAGATAAATAGAATCTTGCGACCACCAAACGGACGAATGTAGTGAATCCCTTCGAACAGAACAGAATCTTTAAGTTGCTCACGAATAACACGCTTGTCGTACTTAATTACCGAAGATAGTTCTTCAGTAGTGAGGTATGTATATGCCATAATCATTTCCTGTCTTATACGCTACAGTTTGTAGCTCTAGAGATACAATATGCCGTTCAAAGAAGCTTGTCAACACCATTTTGTGTCTTTAGCGAAACATTTAGGGTCTTATAAGAAATGATTAAGTGTCATCTATCAACTTTACTTGGAGCTAAAAAGCTGAAAATTGCAGATGTAGTAAGAGATACTGGAGTCAACAGAAGTACAGTAAATCGACTATTTCATGAAACGAACAATCGGATTGATTTCGATACGCTGGAAAAAATCTGCCTTTACCTTGATTGCAGTGTTGGTGATCTGCTTGAAGTGCAAAAAGACGAAACATCGGATTAATTTTTCTAATATTGAGCTGATGAAGTCATAACAAATTGTGATCATGATGAAATTGGACGTAAAAAATCAGTTTGGTCTCAACATGGTCTCAATTTGGTCTCAATCGGATTGGGTAACGATGATCTTGAAGTTGTAGGTAATCTTCAGACACACAAAAACACGCAATAAAGCGTTTAATTTTCAAAGGGTTGGGAGTTTTAAAACTAGGAAGAAAACTTGGAGCGTGCAGCGGGAATCGAACCCGCATCATCAGCTTGGAAGGCTGAGGTAATAGCCATTATACGATGCACGCATCTCGTTGTTGGGATTTATAATGCCACAGGTTTTTGAAAATGGAACCCCGGAGTGCTCACAAATTCGAATAAACTCAACCGTTTGAACGTAATTCATACAAATTGATGAGTTCTTAGTCTTAATGCGCTGGCTGTCAATTACAGCCAGCGATATGTTGCTCCCGGGTTTAAAGCTTGCTGTACTCGATAGCGATTTGGGCACCTAATCGGGCATTGTTCAGAACAAGCTGGATGTTCGAGTCCAGGCTGTCACCGCCGGTGAGTTCGCATACACGTGCTAATAGGAAGGGGGTCGATTCCTTACCGAAAATTCCTTGTTCGTCCGCTTCTCTTAGTGCCGTTTCTATAGCGCTGTTTATTGCTTCTGGTGGCATTGCGTACTCTTCAGGAATCGGGTTGGCAATAACAGCGCCGCCTTTCAAATCCATTCCCCATTTTGCTTTTAATGCCAGAGCAATGGCGTCAGCGGAGTCCAGTCGATAGTCGATGCTATGTTCGCTTTCTCGGGTGTAGAATGCCGGCAGACTGTCTGTCTGGTAGCCGATCACCGGTACGCCCTGAGTTTCCAGATACTCACGGGTAAGGGCAAGGTCAAGAATGGACTTGGCACCGGCGCAGACTACGGCCACATTGGTGTTTGCCAGTTCCTGAAGGTCTGCTGAGATATCCATGGTCTCCTGAGCACCACGGTGTACGCCGCCAATACCGCCTGTGGCGAAGACTTTAATGCCCGCCATCGCAGCCAGAATCATGGTAGCCGCTACTGTGGTTGCCCCGTCTTTTTTGCCTGCAACGATAAACGGAATATCGCGGCGGCTTACTTTAGTGACTTCAGTGCCGGCTTTACCCAGATAAGTGATCTCTTCCTCAGACAGACCCACTTTCAGGCGGCCTTTGATGATGGCGATGGTAGCCGGAACCGCGCCCTGTTCACGAATT
This genomic stretch from Vibrio sp. JC009 harbors:
- a CDS encoding Fic family protein, which gives rise to MRDKYGANNDKYCYQDTDVLINILNIRDAEELEEAEVAFTTERYRTYQSDINELNQLDFSHLKHLHLYLFQDLYSWAGKVREIDISKGNTRFCTFSRIEPEAEKLFKIIPTLSSVASTTELIENLASLFCELNLLHPFREGNGRTLRFFFEELLFVLGYEVRWPQLTQQDWINANVAGVYLDLKPLIAIFKEAILPQ
- a CDS encoding type II toxin-antitoxin system Phd/YefM family antitoxin; amino-acid sequence: MSRIHFDKDIQPLSEFRAGVTSFIKQINETRRPLVITQRGKGVAVVLDVAEYEAMQEKIELLEEMRTAEAQLASGLSVSNEDARAQVLGRIKE
- a CDS encoding type II toxin-antitoxin system RelE/ParE family toxin, yielding MKVVWSPLALQKLGDAAEFISLDNPSAARKWVDEVFDKAELLASMPEMGRMVPEMPNTNYREVIFGHYRIIYSISHEIRVLTVRNCRQILTDDAL
- a CDS encoding YlcI/YnfO family protein; its protein translation is MKKIVVVLNSNTNRQSAKKNIRFEHELLADIHEVKPDDISFSQWVKNACREKIANTHQISEMCALTRSTAVPDVSTVADVSVLTEVQEIEDSAVILAKQWHSQGMFHQQIADRLNQMEKFTPDGKPWTRLLVRQIVNQR
- a CDS encoding site-specific integrase; this translates as MGSINSRGGRLFLDFRYKGHRCREYTKLSDTKANRNRVNRLLKVIEAEIMVGSFDYAKYFPESKLVAKFAQVDERKRQAKAYFEATDSPKLHEFAEIWLSEKKIEWRKGHYQDVEGILNKYIIPMFGNKKISAITKQQILSFRSTLAKVPGRKGKELSPSRINHIMTPLRVMLNEAADRYDFTSPWKNIKALKVGRTEVDPFNLQEVEQVIAHAPEKYKPYYITRFFTGLRTGEIDGLMWKDVNLDNKTITVNQSLVRGELSDVKTEGSYRVVMLTDRVAEALREHKKTAYLKDKYVFTNDKRLPLNYQTVSKSIWYPTLRRAKLRPRNPYQTRHTYATLLLASGEAPEWIANQMGHTTTTMLFRVYSRYVPNLTRRDGSAFERFLETGGEA
- a CDS encoding helix-turn-helix transcriptional regulator: MIKCHLSTLLGAKKLKIADVVRDTGVNRSTVNRLFHETNNRIDFDTLEKICLYLDCSVGDLLEVQKDETSD
- a CDS encoding pseudouridine-5'-phosphate glycosidase — its product is MLENYLDIQPEVAQALAENKPVVALESTIISHGMPFPRNVETALLVEKTIREQGAVPATIAIIKGRLKVGLSEEEITYLGKAGTEVTKVSRRDIPFIVAGKKDGATTVAATMILAAMAGIKVFATGGIGGVHRGAQETMDISADLQELANTNVAVVCAGAKSILDLALTREYLETQGVPVIGYQTDSLPAFYTRESEHSIDYRLDSADAIALALKAKWGMDLKGGAVIANPIPEEYAMPPEAINSAIETALREADEQGIFGKESTPFLLARVCELTGGDSLDSNIQLVLNNARLGAQIAIEYSKL